The Coffea eugenioides isolate CCC68of chromosome 8, Ceug_1.0, whole genome shotgun sequence genome has a segment encoding these proteins:
- the LOC113779502 gene encoding putative disease resistance protein At1g50180 yields MAETVLSFVLRQLSTLLRDEGRLLGGLQQEVQFIMDELGHMRAFLKEAEAKEEDAQPRLQEWIKQVREAAYDTEDILDEFVARFARHHATGFYGSVRRIFCSIKNLRAGHRVASEIQSIKSRIKSISEGHQRYQSEYGISAPASNSLPAVNNTTWRYSRDDALLVEEAKLVGIDQPKKPSTSNSLPAVNNTTWRYSRDDALLVEEAKLVGIDQPKKHLISQLLEGDDYQLKAVSVVGMGGLGKTTLVKKVHEDPEVRRHFPVRAWVTVSQTCDFRELLKDLIRQLHEEGMKPVPQSIESMTTTELKKFIKDFLQQAGRYAIVFDDVWDVEFWNTIKFALPESSHGNRVMLTTRQADVASASCTESLGYIHRMEPLSFEDSWTLFCNKIFKGNSCPGHLMDVAKGILDKCEGLPLAILATSGLLALKDVNRGMGDGSTQSWR; encoded by the exons ATGGCAGAAACAGTTCTCTCTTTTGTGCTGCGTCAACTCTCAACTCTTCTGCGCGACGAGGGACGACTATTGGGAGGGCTTCAGCAAGAGGTTCAATTCATCATGGATGAGTTGGGGCACATGAGAGCTTTCCTGAAAGAGGcagaagcaaaagaagaagacGCTCAACCCAGGCTCCAAGAATGGATCAAGCAAGTGCGAGAGGCTGCTTATGACACTGAAGACATTCTTGATGAATTTGTAGCTCGCTTTGCTCGGCATCACGCAACAGGATTCTACGGCTCTGTTCGGAGAATTTTCTGCTCCATCAAGAATTTGAGAGCTGGTCATCGAGTTGCTAGCGAAATACAAAGCATCAAGTCCAGAATCAAAAGTATTTCTGAAGGTCATCAAAGATACCAATCCGAATATGGTATCTCTGCCCCAGCGTCCAACTCACTTCCTGCTGTGAACAACACAACATGGCGCTATAGCAGGGATGATGCGCTGCTTGTGGAAGAAGCTAAATTAGTTGGCATTGACCAGCCCAAGAAACCATCGA CGTCCAACTCACTTCCTGCTGTGAACAACACAACATGGCGCTATAGCAGGGATGATGCGCTGCTTGTGGAAGAAGCTAAATTAGTTGGCATTGACCAGCCCAAGAAGCATCTAATTTCTCAGCTCCTCGAAGGGGATGATTACCAACTGAAAGCTGTTTCAGTGGTTGGTATGGGAGGACTTGGCAAAACTACCCTGGTGAAAAAAGTCCATGAGGATCCTGAAGTTAGAAGGCATTTCCCAGTTCGTGCTTGGGTAACTGTCTCTCAAACATGCGACTTTCGGGAACTCCTGAAAGACTTGATTCGGCAGTTACACGAGGAAGGGATGAAACCAGTCCCACAATCGATCGAGTCTATGACTACCACTGAGCTGAAAAAATTTATCAAGgattttcttcaacaagctGGAAGGTATGCAATTGTTTTTGATGATGTGTGGGATGTGGAATTTTGGAATACCATCAAATTTGCACTGCCGGAGAGTAGCCACGGCAACCGTGTCATGCTAACAACTCGACAAGCTGACGTAGCCTCTGCCTCTTGTACAGAATCTCTAGGTTATATCCACAGAATGGAGCCACTGTCCTTTGAAGATTCGTGGACCCTGTTTTGTAACAAGATCTTTAAGGGAAATAGTTGCCCTGGCCATTTGATGGATGTTGCCAAAGGTATATTGGATAAATGTGAGGGCTTGCCCCTTGCAATCCTTGCAACCAGTGGGCTTTTGGCTTTGAAAGATGTAAACAGAGGAATGGGAGATGGTTCGACGCAGTCTTGGAGGTGA
- the LOC113779503 gene encoding disease resistance protein RPM1-like: MSIEDVAWGYLSELVNRSLIQVTSVFYEASPYTCRIHDLLREVIVLKSREQNIYYWTTNDVVGPSDKVRRLVVHSSSSNNTQHHQQRPNYCVDHLRSFVTVGSTNPLLYKMLLSEVLGSSKLLKVLDLGGQETQEEIPNEIFKMFHLKHLDLYRTRVERVPKAIGKLQHLEYLNLGNTGVRELPMEILKLQKLRYLRVYQQVDSSDDDYGSHGFKAPLNMGGLLALEVLDCIDASSGSTMVKEIGKLTQLRELYITKLRSEDGKELCSSLANLTSLRELSVDSIGKGDDHEIIDLNHHHPSLSSSSFLQSLRMLILCGRLEKKPQWVAGLHGLVRIDLDWSRLRSEEDPLESLQYLPNLGEINFCGSYQGEGLCFKAGGFLKLKRLELKRLEGLRWMGVEEGALPRLQKLSLRQLPLLEELPMGIQHLSQLQELTLYEMSSEMIEKEESEDYTRIAHIPEIRIGYYTDDGEWRERQLWEE; this comes from the coding sequence ATGAGCATTGAAGATGTGGCCTGGGGTTATCTTAGTGAACTTGTCAATAGAAGCTTAATTCAAGTGACTAGTGTGTTTTATGAAGCATCACCTTACACTTGTCGAATCCATGACCTTTTGAGAGAAGTTATTGTTCTCAAGTCAAGGGAACAAAACATTTACTACTGGACAACCAATGATGTGGTCGGACCGTCCGACAAGGTACGCCGTCTAGTAGTCCACAGTAGTAGCAGTAACAACACCCAGCACCACCAACAAAGACCAAATTATTGCGTTGACCACCTTCGGTCGTTCGTTACTGTTGGATCCACGAACCCGCTACTATACAAAATGTTGTTATCGGAAGTTTTAGGGAGCAGTAAGCTGTTAaaggttttggatttgggtggtCAAGAGACACAGGAGGAAATACCAAATGAGATTTTCAAGATGTTTCATCTCAAGCATCTGGACCTATATCGTACGAGAGTGGAGAGAGTCCCAAAAGCCATTGGGAAGCTTCAACATTTGGAGTATTTGAATTTGGGAAACACTGGAGTTAGGGAATTACCCATGGAAATCCTAAAGCTGCAAAAACTTCGGTATCTCAGAGTATATCAACAAGTTGATTCTTCAGATGATGATTATGGATCTCACGGATTTAAAGCTCCATTGAATATGGGAGGGCTTCTTGCCCTAGAAGTATTAGACTGCATAGATGCAAGTAGTGGATCCACAATGGTTAAGGAGATAGGAAAGCTGACCCAATTAAGAGAGCTATATATTACAAAGTTAAGAAGCGAAGATGGAAAAGAGCTCTGCTCCTCCCTTGCCAACCTCACCAGTCTTCGGGAATTAAGTGTTGATTCAATTGGAAAAGGTGATGATCATGAGATAATCGATCTAAATCATCACcatccttctctttcttcttcttcgtttCTTCAATCTCTTCGTATGCTGATTTTGTGTGGCCGCTTAGAAAAGAAGCCACAATGGGTAGCTGGTCTTCACGGCTTGGTAAGAATAGATTTGGACTGGAGCAGGTTAAGGAGTGAGGAGGATCCGCTTGAATCCCTCCAGTATTTGCCCAATTTGGGTGAAATCAATTTCTGTGGATCTTACCAGGGAGAAGGGTTGTGTTTCAAGGCTGGAGGGTTCCTAAAGCTGAAGCGGTTGGAATTAAAGAGACTGGAAGGGTTGAGATGGATGGGAGTGGAGGAGGGTGCACTGCCTCGTCTTCAAAAACTATCCCTGCGACAACTTCCACTACTGGAGGAGTTACCCATGGGTATTCAGCACTTGAGCCAACTTCAAGAGCTGACTTTGTATGAGATGAGTTCTGAAATGATAGAAAAGGAAGAAAGTGAAGATTACACAAGAATCGCACACATTCCTGAAATTCGCATTGGTTACTATACAGATGATGGGGAATGGAGAGAGCGCCAGCTATGGGAGGAGTAG
- the LOC113779509 gene encoding disease resistance protein RPM1-like: MAETVLSFVLDQLSTFLHEEGRLLGGLRQEVQFIRDELGHMRAFLREAEAKEEDAQPRLQEWIKQVREAAYDTEDILDEFVARFTRHRATGFYGSVRRIFSSIKNLRARHRVASEIKSIKFRINSISEGHQRYQSEYGISAQASNSLSAVNNTTWRHSRDDALLVEEAKLVGIDQPKKRLISQLLQGDDYQLKVVSVVGMGGLGKTTLVKRVHEDPEVRRHFPVRAWVTVSQTCDFQYLLKDLIRQLHKKGNKQVPQLIESLNITELKEFVKDFLQQAGRYAIVFDDVWDVEFWNTIQFALPESSRGNRVMLTTRKADVASASCTESLGFIHRMEPLSSEDSWTLFCNKIFKGNSCPGHLMDVAKGILGKCEGLPLAILAITGLLAL, encoded by the coding sequence ATGGCAGAAACAGTTCTCTCTTTTGTGCTGGATCAACTCTCAACTTTTCTGCACGAGGAGGGACGACTGTTGGGTGGGCTTCGGCAAGAGGTCCAATTCATCAGGGATGAGTTGGGGCACATGAGAGCTTTCCTGAGAGAGGcagaagcaaaagaagaagatgCTCAACCCAGACTCCAAGAATGGATCAAGCAAGTACGAGAAGCAGCTTATGACACTGAAGACATTCTTGATGAATTTGTAGCTCGCTTTACTCGGCATCGCGCAACAGGATTCTACGGCTCTGTTCGGAGAATTTTCAGCTCCATCAAGAATTTGAGAGCTCGTCATCGAGTTGCTAGCGAAATAAAAAGCATCAAGTTCAGAATCAATAGTATTTCTGAAGGTCATCAAAGATACCAATCCGAATATGGTATCTCTGCCCAGGCGTCCAACTCCCTTTCTGCTGTGAACAACACAACCTGGCGCCATAGCAGAGATGATGCGCTGCTTGTGGAAGAAGCTAAATTGGTTGGCATTGACCAGCCCAAGAAACGTCTTATTTCTCAGCTCCTCCAAGGGGATGATTACCAACTGAAAGTTGTTTCAGTGGTTGGTATGGGAGGACTTGGCAAAACTACCCTGGTGAAAAGAGTCCATGAGGATCCAGAAGTCAGAAGGCATTTCCCAGTTCGTGCTTGGGTAACTGTCTCTCAAACATGTGACTTTCAGTACCTCCTGAAAGACTTGATTCGGCAATTGCACAAGAAAGGGAATAAACAAGTCCCACAATTGATCGAGTCTTTGAATATCACCGAGCTGAAAGAatttgtcaaagattttcttcaacaagctGGAAGGTATGCAATTGTTTTTGATGATGTATGGGACGTGGAATTTTGGAATACCATCCAATTTGCACTGCCTGAGAGTAGCCGTGGCAACCGTGTCATGCTAACAACTCGAAAAGCTGATGTAGCCTCTGCCTCTTGTACAGAATCTCTAGGCTTTATCCACAGAATGGAGCCACTGTCCTCTGAAGATTCGTGGACCCTGTTTTGTAACAAGATCTTTAAGGGAAATAGTTGCCCTGGCCATTTGATGGATGTTGCAAAAGGTATATTGGGTAAATGTGAGGGCTTGCCCCTTGCAATTCTTGCAATCACTGGGCTTTTGGCTTTGTAA
- the LOC113779511 gene encoding disease resistance protein RPM1-like, translating to MVRRSLGGELEGTGKLDRVKKILSLSYNDLPWHLKTCLLYTSIYPEDYAIECYDLINLWIAERFVEWREGMSIEDVAWGCLSELVNRRLIQVTDVFYEGLPNTCRIHDLLREVILLKSREQNMVTVITEQLTRWPSEKVRRLVVHGSSSNNTQHHQQRPNYCFDHLRSFVTVGSTNLLLHKMLLSEVSRSSKLLKVLDLTGQEAQKKIPNEIFKMFRLKHLDLYGTGVERVPKAIGKLQHLEYLNLGETGVRELPTEILKLQKLRVLRVYQQVDSSDADYGYHGFKAPSNMVRLLALEILDCIDASSGSTIVKEIGKLTQLRELYITKLRREDGKELCSSLANLTSLRELSVTSIGKGDDHEIIDLNHHHPSLSSSSSSFLQSLRMLILRGRLEKMPKWIVHLHGLVRIDLDWSGLRSEEDPFESLQHLPNLVSINFCGSYQGEGLCFKAGGFLKLEWMYLKRLEGLRWMRVEEGALPRFHELILEQLPLLDELPLGIQHLSHLQGLYLYEMSSKMIEKVENQKEESEDYRKIAHIPEIVIGCYTDDGEWRQHSLWAEKK from the coding sequence ATGGTACGACGCAGTCTTGGGGGTGAATTAGAAGGCACTGGTAAGTTAGATAGAGTTAAAAAGATACTCTCTCTTAGTTATAATGATTTGCCTTGGCATCTAAAGACATGTCTGTTGTACACAAGTATCTACCCAGAGGATTATGCAATAGAATGCTATGACCTAATTAATTTGTGGATTGCTGAAAGGTTTGTAGAATGGAGAGAAGGAATGAGTATTGAAGATGTAGCTTGGGGTTGTCTTAGTGAACTCGTTAATAGAAGGCTAATTCAAGTGACTGACGTGTTTTATGAAGGATTACCCAACACTTGTCGAATCCATGACCTGTTGAGAGAAGTTATTCTTCTCAAGTCAAGAGAACAAAACATGGTCACAGTTATTACTGAACAACTAACGAGGTGGCCGTCCGAGAAGGTACGCCGTCTGGTAGTCCATGGTAGTAGCAGTAACAACACCCAGCATCACCAACAAAGACCAAATTATTGCTTTGACCACCTTCGATCGTTCGTTACTGTTGGATCCACGAACCTACTACTACACAAAATGTTGTTATCTGAAGTTTCGAGGAGTAGTAAGCTGTTAAAGGTTTTGGATTTGACTGGCCAAGAGGCACAGAAGAAAATACCAAATGAGATTTTCAAGATGTTTCGTCTCAAGCATTTGGACCTATATGGTACAGGAGTGGAAAGAGTCCCAAAAGCCATTGGAAAGCTTCAACATTTGGAGTATCTGAATTTGGGAGAGACTGGAGTTAGGGAATTACCCACGGAAATTCTAAAGCTGCAAAAACTTCGGGTTCTCAGAGTATATCAACAAGTTGATTCTTCCGATGCTGATTATGGATATCATGGATTTAAAGCTCCCTCGAATATGGTAAGGCTTCTTGCCCTAGAAATATTAGACTGCATAGATGCAAGTAGTGGATCCACAATAGTTAAGGAGATAGGAAAGCTGACCCAATTAAGAGAGCTATATATTACAAAGTTGAGAAGAGAAGATGGAAAGGAGCTCTGCTCCTCCCTTGCTAACCTCACCAGTCTTCGGGAATTAAGCGTTACTTCAATTGGAAAAGGTGATGATCATGAGATAATTGATCTAAATCATCATcatccttctctttcttcttcttcttcttcgtttCTTCAATCTCTTCGTATGCTGATTTTGCGTGGCCGCTTAGAAAAGATGCCAAAATGGATAGTTCATCTTCATGGCTTGGTAAGAATAGATTTGGATTGGAGCGGGTTAAGGAGTGAGGAGGATCCGTTTGAATCCCTCCAACATTTGCCCAATTTGGTTAGTATTAATTTCTGTGGATCTTACCAGGGAGAAGGGTTGTGTTTCAAGGCTGGAGGGTTCCTAAAGCTGGAGTGGATGTACTTAAAGAGACTGGAAGGGTTgagatggatgagagtggaggagGGTGCATTGCCTCGTTTCCATGAACTCATTCTGGAACAACTTCCATTGCTAGATGAGTTACCTTTGGGTATTCAGCACTTGAGCCATCTTCAAGGGCTGTATTTGTATGAGATGAGTTCCAAAATGATAGAAAAGGTAGAGAATCAGAAGGAAGAAAGTGAAGATTACAGAAAAATCGCACACATTCCTGAAATTGTCATTGGTTGCTATACAGATGATGGGGAATGGAGACAACACAGCCTGTGGGCTGAGAAGAAGTAG